From Tachyglossus aculeatus isolate mTacAcu1 chromosome 12 unlocalized genomic scaffold, mTacAcu1.pri SUPER_6_unloc_1, whole genome shotgun sequence, the proteins below share one genomic window:
- the LOC119920849 gene encoding chymase-like: MDFSDVVTVEPQGFSDEFTRLTKKVNIIHLPLLAAHVKPGGFRFGCGNHLLLGVGGSVSGEIIGGKEAKPHSRPYMVYLNFYKNGNRHCGGFLVRKDFVLTAAHCNGSKMSVILGAHNISSREATQQRIPVVKKFSRKYNGRTFANDIMLLKLRYTARLTKEVNIIHLPLLAANVKPGTVCSLAGWGMTGVNGPGSRTLQEVQLEVMPPSTCSPLYRNFCSRSQLCVGNPKSRKSSFKGDSGGPLVCGKRAQGIVSYGKSDGKPPKVFTSVASYLPWIKEILQKN; the protein is encoded by the exons atggattttagcgatgttgtgacggTGGAACCgcaaggatttagtgatgaattca CAAGACTGACGAAGAAGGTGAATATTATCCATCTGCCTTTGCTGGCGGCTCACGTGAAACCCG GAGGATTCAGGTTTGGGTGTGGGAATCACCTCCTCCTTGGGGTTGGCGGGTCTGTTTCAGGGGAGATTATCGGCGGCAAGGAAGCAAAGCCGCACTCTCGCCCGTATATGGTGTATTTGAATTTCTACAAGAACGGCAATCGGCACTGTGGGGGGTTCCTGGTGCGAAAGGATTTTGTGCTGACAGCTGCTCATTGCAATGGAAG caAAATGAGCGTCATTCTCGGGGCTCACAACATCTCATCTCGAGAAGCCACTCAACAGCGAATCCCTGTAGTGAAAAAATTCTCGCGCAAATATAACGGCCGCACCTTCGCCAACGACATCATGTTACTTAAG CTGCGCTACACAGCAAGACTGACAAAGGAGGTGAATATTATCCATCTGCCTTTGCTGGCGGCTAACGTGAAACCCGGTACCGTGTGTTCTCTGGCTGGATGGGGGATGACGGGAGTGAACGGTCCCGGATCCAGGACGCTGCAGGAGGTGCAGTTGGAAGTGATGCCTCCATCCACCTGTAGCCCTCTCTACCGAAATTTCTGCTCCCGTTCTCAACTGTGCGTGGGGAACCCCAAGTCGCGTAAATCCTCATTCAAG GGAGACTCAGGAGGCCCTCTGGTGTGTGGGAAGCGAGCCCAGGGCATCGTCTCCTACGGGAAATCTGACGGGAAACCTCCCAAAGTCTTTACTAGCGTCGCCTCTTACCTTCCCTGGATCAAGGAGATTCTCCAGAAGAATTAG
- the LOC119920850 gene encoding proline-rich protein HaeIII subfamily 1-like — MRKQGWALTGPARPLLDRFRPPGGRSGPAARRTLQRRREGAPKGRTPSAPPALSRPPEGAPSGPLSRPPEGAPSGRTLSPPSTLTAAGGGALEPHSVPPQHSDGRRRGRPRAALTPPYSHDRREGAPSSRTLTPQHSHGRRRGRPRAALHRPPALSWPPEGAPSDRTHSPPALSRPPEGAPSSRTHSPPQHSLTAAGGGALGTHSLPPSPSTLTVAGGGALEPHSVSHRHSHGGRRGRPRAALTHPPALSWFPGFSAHAPPLPAPLRAGARGVGSAPRSGPRAETGI; from the exons ATGAGGAAACAGGGCTGGGCACTGAcaggccctgcccgccccctgctggaccgCTTCCGCCCGCCGGGGGGGCGCTCGGGACCCGCCGCCCGACGCACTCTACAGCgccgccgggagggggcgcccaAGGGCCGcactccctccgcccccccagcACTCTCACGGCCGCCGGAGGGGGCGCCCTCGGGAC cactCTCACGGCCGCCGGAGGGGGCGCCCTCGGGCCGCACTCTCTCCCCCCCTAGCACTCTCACGGCCGCCGGAGGGGGCGCCCTCGAGCCGCACTCAgttcccccccagcactctgATGGCCGCCGGAGGGGGCGCCCTAGGGCCGCACTCACCCCCCCGTATTCTCATGAccgccgggagggggcgccctcGAGCCGCACTCTCACCCCCCAGCACTCTCACGGCCGCCGGAGGGGGCGCCCTCGGGCCGCACTCCACCGCCCCCCAGCACTCTCATGGCCGCCGGAGGGGGCGCCCTCGGACCGCACGCACTCCCCCCCAGCCCTCTCACGACCGCCGGAGGGGGCGCCCTCGAGCCGCACTcactcccccccccagcactctcTCACGGCCGCCGGAGGGGGCGCCCTCGGGACGCACtcactccccccatcccccagcactCTCACGGTGGCCGGAGGGGGCGCCCTCGAGCCGCACTCAGTCTCCCACCGGCACTCTCACGGCGGCCGGAGGGGGCGCCCTCGAGCCGCACTCACTCACCCACCAGCACTCTCATGGTTCCCGGGGTtcagcgcgcatgcgccgccGCTCCCGGCCCCGCTCCGCGCAGGCGCGCGAGGCGTCGGGAGCGCGCCGCGCTCGGGCCCGCGGGCTGAGACGGGGATTTAA
- the LOC119920795 gene encoding cathepsin G-like, translating to MQSWLLFLLALLLPPGAGAGEIIGGKEARPHSRPYMAYLNFYKNGTLYACGGFLVREDFVLTAAHCNGSEMSVTLGAHNISSREATQQRFPVVKKFFRKYNNRTLANDIMLLKLGHAVNMTKEVEIIRLPKRATGPKPGTKCSVAGWGKMEVNGRGSSTLQEVKLDVVFPSRCHIFRSFYSRYQLCVGKPKSYKSSFKGDSGGPLVCGKRAQGILSYVRSDGRPPNVFTRISFYLPWIKEILGKN from the exons GGGAGATTATCGGCGGCAAGGAAGCAAGGCCGCACTCTCGCCCGTACATGGCGTATTTGAATTTCTACAAGAACGGCACTCTGTATGCTTGTGGGGGGTTCCTGGTGCGAGAGGATTTTGTGCTGACAGCTGCTCATTGCAATGGAAG CGAAATGAGTGTCACTCTCGGGGCTCACAACATCTCATCTCGAGAAGCCACTCAACAGCGATTCCCTGTAGTGAAAAAATTCTTTCGCAAATATAACAACCGCACCCTCGCCAACGACATCATGTTACTTAAG CTGGGCCACGCAGTGAATATGACAAAGGAGGTGGAAATTATCCGTCTGCCTAAGCGGGCGACTGGTCCGAAACCCGGGACCAAGTGTTCCGTGGCTGGATGGGGGAAGATGGAAGTGAACGGTCGTGGATCCAGCACGCTGCAGGAGGTGAAGTTAGATGTGGTATTTCCAAGTCGCTGCCATATATTCAGAAGTTTCTACTCCCGTTATCAACTGTGCGTGGGGAAGCCCAAATCGTATAAGTCCTCATTCAAG GGCGACTCAGGAGGCCCTTTGGTGTGTGGAAAGCGAGCCCAGGGCATTCTCTCCTACGTGAGATCGGATGGGAGACCTCCCAACGTCTTTACTCGCATCTCCTTTTACCTTCCCTGGATCAAGGAGATTCTCGGGAAGAATTAG